In Exiguobacterium sibiricum 7-3, a genomic segment contains:
- a CDS encoding DUF4430 domain-containing protein, producing MKKWMLMSGILLLAGCTEKPADQTADSKACDRSVDVSVVNHAKKKTTTLFEKEMCLSKSETALDALEETKLPVVQTGKGEMAYVTAVDGIREKSAGASSGWVFGVNDKPAQVGAGAYELKDGDRLEWRFEKDAMAYFQ from the coding sequence ATGAAAAAATGGATGCTGATGAGTGGAATCTTGTTGCTTGCAGGATGTACGGAAAAACCGGCGGATCAGACGGCGGATTCAAAAGCATGTGACCGCTCCGTAGACGTTTCGGTCGTCAATCATGCAAAGAAAAAAACGACGACATTATTCGAAAAAGAGATGTGCTTGAGCAAATCGGAAACGGCGCTCGATGCACTGGAAGAGACAAAACTGCCGGTCGTACAGACCGGTAAGGGTGAAATGGCGTACGTGACGGCCGTTGACGGTATCCGTGAAAAATCAGCCGGAGCAAGCAGCGGCTGGGTATTTGGCGTCAATGACAAACCGGCACAAGTCGGGGCAGGGGCGTACGAACTAAAAGACGGCGACCGTCTGGAATGGCGATTTGAAAAAGATGCAATGGCTTATTTTCAGTAA